The sequence CGAGGAGACTGCTATAGGGCTCGTTCCTCAAATACCTGCTATCTTTGGGTCTTTTCTCAAGAACCAGGCATACTTCTGTCTCTGGAATGTTCTGGAAATGTCAGCCAGGCTTCCAGAGCTGGGCCCCATCCTTCTGTAGGTCTGGGCGTGTTCATCCTAGCTCTCGGCCTCAGCGTCTGCGGTCGGCCCAATGTTGAGGGGTGTTGTCCAGTACCTCCTACAGCTGCTGACCCCTCTCTGTCCGCAGCCCGAGCGGGAAGAAGTTCCGGAGCAAGCCCCAGCTGGCACGGTACCTGGGCGGCTCCATGGACCTGAGCACCTTCGACTTCCGGACGGGCAAGATGCTGATGAGCAAGATGAACAAGAGCCGGCAGCGGGTGCGCTACGACTCGTCCAACCAGGTCAAGGTGAGCCAGCCGGTGCCACGCTGGGGTGGGAGTCACCACTTTGGACCCACTGTGGGTGGGAGAGAGCTGATTCCAAAATCGAGTTCACTTGCCCTAGAGTTGAAATCATAAGGACTCCCTGAGGGAGGTTTGGAGgccacagaaaagcagaaagaagatgAGACACTGTCTGCCATTCTGTCCCTGGAGCGGCCCCAGCACAGTCCCAACTGCTCTAGGGCACCCAATGACGCTGTGTCCCCCAGTCTCTGATGGACGTATGTTCCTTGTCCCTGCCCCGGCAGCAGGACAGAGCTAGCACAGAAGGCGAGAACAGGGCAGGTGTGCGTCCAGAGCCTCACTGAGGGCAGCGAGTAGGCAGGGCCTGGACTTGGCGTTGCCTCCAGGTCCATGGGTACCATGGGGTGTGCTAGTAACTGGGGGACACAGGAGCCAGGCTCTGGGGGCCTGGGTGCCAGCGTGCATGTCTCCGCAGGGCAAGCCTGACCTGAATACGGCCCTCCCCGTCAGGCAGACAGCTTCCATCTTTAAGCAGCCAGTGACCAAGATCACCAACCATCCCAGCAACAAGGTGAAGAGCGACCCCCAGAAGGCTGTGGAGCAGCCCCGGCAGGTGAGCACACACcccgcatgcacacacacacacctgtgccaGGCCACGGTTGGCCTGCTCTCTCAACCCTTGCTTTCTTCCCGAGCTCAGTCCACTCTTCAGAGCCGGCGTCTGTGGGTCCCTCGGCCCAAGTGCTGCAGTCAGGAGTGATCACCCCAGAACCAAGTTCCGTGGGGAGCAGAGCCCTTCCCTGGCCCCGTCCAGCACACAGACAGCTGCAGGTGCACCTCGGGCCTCTGCAGGCCGCTGTTCTTGAATAGGTGGCTGAGTTTTGTGAGGGTTGTTTTAAGTAAGGTCATGCATATATAGCTTTATAACTTGTTTTTCAAAAACCAAGAACTGTCCGTGTTTTCGTGCGTATCTAGAAATGCCCACTGGGTAGCAGAGTATGCGACAGTCATCTTTTGGGAATCATTAATCGTCAGTGTGAACGGTGCGTCTGACATCCTAGGTCTTTGTCCTGCCCGAGGTCGGGGTTGGCGGTTCTCTGCCCTGGGAGGACAGGCCTGGGCGCTGAGCCCCCTGAGTCTCCTGCAGGATGGCGCCCCTCAGGCTATGATGCTCTCATTTCCCACGTGGGGGCGCCAGCAGCCCCAGCCAGTGCTTGGAGTCAGGCCATCTTCCCAACTGCCCTGGGTCACCTGCATGTGGGTGTGAGTGGCCATCCCGTGGGttcatgtctgtctgtctgtctggtgGCAGCTCTTCTGGGAGAAGAAGCTGAGCGGCCTGAATGCCTTTGACATTGCGGAGGAGCTCGTGAAGACCATGGACCTCCCAAAGGGTCTGCAAGGTAACCCTGGCCCCCAGGGTGGATGGGGGCGCCCTCCCCCTTCAGCCTTGGACCCGCGGGGCAGCCGCCTGGTTCCTCGTCAGCACCAGCTTCCCAGCCTGTGCTCCTGGGCCTGTAGATGGCCTCTCGGGCCAGGTGAGGGCTGGACCCACAGCATGTGTCTGTCCTAGGGGTCCCAAAAAAATTCGGGGTGCAGTTTTGCTCCCCCTGAGCACACAGCGTCTTCCTTTTATGTCGTGAGAGCAGCTGCCTGCCTGTAAGGGGGAATGGGGAACAAAATCCGGGGCTGAGGGGCAAAGGTCAGTGCTTGGTGGTAACCACCCCTCCTGCGTCCTTCCAGGTGTGGGTCCCGGCTGCACAGATGAGACCCTACTTTCGGCCATTGCCAGCGCCCTGCACACCAGCACCATGCCCATTACTGGGCAGCTCTCGGCCGCCGTGGAGAAGAACCCCGGAGTGTGGCTCAACACGGCCCAGCCCCTCTGCAAGGCCTTCATGGTGACCGACGAGGACATCAGGTAGccgccctccctccccgccctctGGGTTGGGGCCCATGTACCTCACAAGTGCTCAGGGGGTGTGAGGCCTTCATGGTGCCTACTTAGGGGGTAGGGTACTGGCTGTGGGTGGGCACAGAGGAGGaggctccagagaatggcagggAGTGTGGCACATGACAGGAACAGGAAGTACTGGGGGTAAGAGATGAAGCTAGATATGGCCCAGGGCCTGAGTTGCTGGTGCCCAGTGTAGGTAGACTCCCCGTGGGAGGCATCCTGGCAAAGCACTGGTACGAACTGGTACCAGACAGGAAATAGGCAAACACACCGAGACTTCACAATGCCAGTGCACAGTTGAGGGCAAAAGAAGTCAGCTCTCTGGGGACCCCACACAAAGAGGGGACTGGAAACCAGAGCAGCCACAGCCTGAGTGGTGCATGGGGTGGAGGCATGGGGGGGCTGCCAGTCTCAGAAGCCAGGGCTTAAAAGCTTTGTGGGGACGAGAGAGCCCTGTGCCCCCTGCGAGGCAAACACGTGGAACTGACACCATGCCCACCTCGAGCTCCTCCCAAGGGAAAGGGCAGGAGAGAGCACTGAAAGGATAAGAACACGATTATCCAAAAAGACTAGATAGATTTTTAAAGCTCGCTAAAATGACAAAACTCGGGTCACAGGTTAGGCAGCGGATTTGGTCCTATCTGGAGAGGAGATGAGTGGCTGGCCGTGCAGAGCAGGCTGAGCAGGACGGAGGGAAGGGACTCCCACAGGACGAGGACCTGGCCAGCACTTGCCAGAGCTGGTGATAGACACAAATGTTGGGGGTTAACTTTGCAGTGAAACTGCAGAACTGGGGACAAGGGGCTGTGCAGACGGGCGAGCAGACCAGGCAACAGCCATTTTTTTGGCTGCAGTAACGGAAGCCTAGAGACAGAAAGCCATTCCCCACCTAGAATTCTACCTGCAAAGCTGGTCGTGCACAAGACGAGCGACACTCTAGATGGAGACAGTGGACTGGACACTCatggtcttttttccttttgcaaaccCACTCAAGTGATAGCAAAAGAGCTCTTGTATACGATAGACCACAAGAGACGGGCAGACAGGTGACTGCCTGTGCTGGGAGGGGGCAAGTGGCCAGGCAGACCGGAGCTGGCTGGGGCAGTGTCTGAGGAGAGGGAGTGGCCAGTGGAGCGGGGGTTGAGCATGTCTAAGCACTCGGGGCCCGCAGGCCTGGCACAGTGGCGTGCACCATCCAGAAGGCCGAGTCTGGGCCACTTGCTTGAGAAAGCAGCGTGGGCTGTAGGCCAGTGCTGGAGGAGCCTCGGGCCCCCAAAGTGACCAGTTCACATATGTCTGCACGTCCCTCCCTCTGGACTCGTGCGCTGGTATTCCTGGAGACAGGGTCATGCCCTGCCAGCACATCCGTGTGtccccaggaagcaggaggagcTGGTGCAGCAGGTCCGCAAGCGGCTGGAGGAAGCGCTGATGGCCGATATGCTGGCCCACGTGGAGGAGCTGGCCCGGGATGGCGAGGGGCCATTGGACAAGCCAGGTGCTGACgaagacgaggaggaggaggaggaggaagaggaggagccgGAGCAGGATAAGGACATGGAGCGCGTCTAGAGCGTGTGCGGCCGGCGGGCAGGCCCCGGCCGCAGGCTGCACTTGGGCAGTGACACGGGGAGGGCTGGTCCGGAGGCCTTGGGACCGGGCCCGCTCCAGATGGAGGTTGTGCTGTGGGAGCCTCCGTCTCCCTAGGGAAGGTGCTCAGGGTGGCCTGGCCCTCATTGGGGCACTCAGGGCCCCTCCCTGTCCTTCCAGAGGCCCCGTGTCGGGTGCCGGCAGACTGCCCTAGCAGTGTTGGGACCAGGCTGGGGAAGACGGTGGCCCCCGTCCCTTCCTAGgcctgtcccctcctccaggcACAGGGGCACCTCGGGGGCATGGCTGGAGGACGGCCCCCTCCCCAACCAACCCCGTAGTGTCTAGAAGGGTCCAGCGTCTAGAGGTGCCGGGCACTCCTGGGCTGGGCCAGCCGCGCCCCTGTGCTCGTCACTGCCCTGAGCTGCTCACACAGGTAGGGCCGGAGGAACGTTCTGCAGCAGTCCTGCCTCCCTGTCTGCGTGTGAGGGGCAGTCCTCTGAGCCAGCTGTCAGTCCTGCCGGAAGGAGCTACAGGGCGGTGCCCCTTGTGCCCATCCAGCCAGGCGAAGCCGTGATGCTCGGAGCGTGTCCAAAAGCAAGCGGCACAAACCAGACATTTTCCTTCAATAAATCAGTGGTACAAACAAGGCTGGACGTCCCGTACCTGCTTAACCTTTTGCGTTTGCTGCACGTGGACGTGAACTCTGGCCTTCACATCTGAAAACCTGTCAGCAGCCTGGCAGGCTCTGCTTGAGCGTCAGCCACCGGTGACAGAGGACTGCTCACAGCCGGGAGCACAGCAGGGCcaatctctgtgcctcagtctccccctgTATAACAGACAGTGATTTCCAGGCTCATGCAGCCGGGCCAGAGCTGGCCCTGGGGCCCAGGCTCCTCTGCGTCCCTCATCCCGAGGTGCCTTTATGATCCACGCTCAGAGCAGCCGCCTCCCAGGAGCACTGGGGACAAAGGTTATCAGAATCCTGTAACTTCCTGTCCCTGCAGCCCCGGTGCCTTGGGCAAGGGGCACCACCCTTCTCTGCTCTGTCCTAACTAGCAGCCTGTGACTCCAGATACTGTCGGCAATCAGGCTGCAGATGGATGTCCAGGCGGGTGGGCGGTGATGTGGAAACTCCTTGGAACTCTGGGGGGCCGCTGCCAGCTCGCTACCCAAAGGATGTGGCACAAGCCATTGAACTGACCACATCCTTCAAAGTTCAGTTGAAGCACAACTCCTGAGaaccaggaaggcttcctgagcGCACCTGGCAATCCCTGTGCTGCCCTATGGGCCCTAGTGCCTGGGCCAGGCCACCACAGGACCCCAGGAAGCTCCCTCCCCAGACCCGGGAGTCTCACATTGCGAGAGGGGAAGCCCCAGGTGGGGGACTGGCCCCTGCCAGCAGAAGGGCTGCGGGGAGACTGCTGTAGGCAATGACTGAATAAAGTCAGCTCAGGTGAGCATGGTTGGAGCCTGGCTTCAATCTGAAGACAGTGTTCGTGTCTCGGATGGGGGCCTCACCCTGGAGCCCTGGGGCCTGTGTCCCATGTTTACCATCCATCCTACGCTGGGTGCTGGGTGATGACAGAATCGGGGCCTGTCCGTTAGGGCAGATTTCCCTGTGGCCCCAAGAAGGACCCTGAGGCACAGACCTGACAGTTCCCAAGATTGTTAGTGAGAGTGAAGCTGGAGTGCAAGTTTCCAACAGACGGATACTTGGAGCCCCCAGTGCAGGCGTGGGAGGTCTTCAGGGACCTGAACTGCTCTGCAGCCTCTGGACCAGCACTAACAGGTCAAGTGGCCAATGCTAGCCTCTCTCCCAACCTAAAGGCTGATGCCTTTGGGAGGACCCTGGCCCTTTGCCTGCCCAGCCCCCTAGGTCTTTTGTCCCCATCCCTCCTGACCCCCACTGCATGGAGTCTGTCCATCTCTGACTCCTTCACCCACACACTGAGTGGCCCTTCCACATACATTCTTTACAGTCAGCCCTGCCCACATGCCCAGCCATGGTCGCATCTtccagaggggaaactgaggctcaggttaGCAACTTGCCCAGGAGAaccagctaccatgtttccccgaaactaagacctagccagaccatgagctctaacgcgtcttctggagcaaaaatataagacccggtccgtcattaatttttgctccagaagatgcgttagagctgatagtccggctaggtcttagttttggggaaacatggtagaatggGGTTGGGTGTGAGAGCTTGGGTCTCCCCAACTCCAGTGCCCATGCAGCGGACTGGACCCAGCCTCTGGCCTCGGGGACCTCAGGTGACACGGGCCTGGGTCCCAGCGCACTCTGGTTCTGCAAGAGGAGGGATACTGCAGCCCTGCCACAGGGCCTACCACACCACAGCCCATCCTGACACTGAGCCAGCCACCTTTCCAAGCTCGAGGGTTCCCTCCTGAGTTCCTGTCCTCTCCACGGTGAAACCCTCAGGGGCAACGGCAGCAGGGTTTCTGGGCCACCAGCTTCGGGACATCCTCACCATGGACCCTGAGCCACCCTCATGAGACCTGGTGCCCAGCTGCCCCCAGCCCAAGGCGGGGAGAGCTTTCTGAAGCACCTGCACCCTGTCACTCACCTCAGACACCGCCTCACCTGTGTGAGCCTCATGTGGCCGCTGGCACAAATAACCATAAACTTTGTGGTTTAAACCACATACGTTTATTATCTTGACAGTTCTGGGGTCTCGGGGCTAAACCCAGGTGAGGGGAGGGCTGGTCCTTCCAGAGGCCCCGGGAGAATCATTTCTGGCcgtttccagcttctagaggcaccACGTCCCTGGCTCgtggcccctcctgcccctcctccatCGCCACAGCCAGCAGTGCAGCCTCTTCTATCTGTGACTctgagcctcctgcctccctcttatgagGACCCGGGGATGACACTGGGCCCCCTGGAATCCAGGGTCATCCCCATCTCAGGGGCCTTGGCTTACTCCACCTGCAAAGTCCCTCTGCCACGTGAGGTGACATGTCCGCAGGTCCTGTGGATTAGGGGAATGTCTTTTGGGGGCCACTATTCAGCCCACCACAGAAAACACCCCCACCACTCAACCTCCCTCATCCCTGCCCCAGCTTGGAGACGGGACACCATTTGTAGCTAGGGGAAACAGTTTGAGCCCCTGAAATTAGATGATCTCAAACTTCCTCCTTTtactcaataagcatttattgagcacccgcTGTGTACCAGATCTCTAGCAGAGCTGGTTCAGATCTGGTGCCTGCCCTTCTGGAGCTCAGTCTCAAGGGAAAGAACTAGCCATAAGTTATTGTGAAGTAATTAATAATTCTGAGAGTTACAGTGCACAGAGAAATCTGGAACCCCTAAGGAACTTGGGCTGAATGTGGCCTGGTGGTCAGTAAAGACATTtgagggtggggaagaagggtCAGACTCACCGACCAAGGCAGGGGAGTGAGGGCTTTAACTAGGGGAGGGCACCTGCCAGGGAAGACAGTGTAGGTGGAGAGAAATGACTGGAGGCGAAGGGCAGACCAGCCATGAACAGTATGGCTAAGGGACCACATGGGGAGTGGAAAGGGACCTAGGGCATGTGAGACTGGCGGTGGACACCGGGAGGGACTAGTGCAGGACAATAGGAGCAGGTGGCCCCCTGTCCCTCCTGGACGGCCCAGGCACTTGTCTTGAGGTTCCACTGCCAGCCAGGGACCTGGGCGGGGTCCCCTTGCAGACGCAGGCGGGCGACCGCACTGGGTCCGTCCTGCTCAAAGCCCATTTATCAGGAGAAATTCCATGGGGACACCGGAAGGATCCTTCGCCCCAGAAAAAGTACGCTGCTGAAAGGGGCCACGGGGCCAGGGTAGCTTTGGAGCTGAGCACGTTGGGCTATTCCGGGAGCCTGCAGGACAAGGCGCCAGGCACCCCAAAAGGTCTTCACCACCGAGGACTCTGACCAGTGGAAACCAGCCCAAGCCCGAAAGCGCAGCCCACGTGTGCTGGGGGATGTGGTGCCAGTGACCTCCCACGGGGACCAGGTGCGTGCGGGGACCGGCAGGGGAAGGAGCCCCGAGTGCGAAGGTCGGCCGGGTCGAGAGGGGTCTTGTGGGGCGGACCCGGCGCCGGGGCAGGCAGAGAGGGGCCCCTAGCACCGGAGGGCAGTCGCTCTACCGCTTCCAGGCGCCCCGCGGACTTACCTGCTGCCGCGCCCGCACGTGCGAGCCTTGCAGACCCGCCCGAGTGCCCGAGGCCGGGGTGGCCGGCGCGCACGTGACCGcgccctgccccgccccgcgCGTGCGCCCTGCCGGGCGCCCCATTGTTGGCCGCGCGCGCGCGTcacgggggcggggccggggcggggcgggcggccCGAGGGAGGGCGGCGGGAGGGAAGGAGCgtccgcgccgccgccgccgccgccgccgccgccgccgagaGCCCCGCCGCCGAgagccccgccgccgccgcctagGAGCAAGAAGAGTCGCGCCGCCGCCGCGCCGCCCGCGGCCCGGAGCAGCCCCGCGCCGCCGCGCCCCGCCGCTGGATGCCGGCGGCCGGCGGCCGAGCTCTCAGAGGCGGAGGGCGgcggcgcgggcggcggcggcggcggcgcgggcggcCGGCGGCCGAGAGGCGAGGGCGCGGGCCCGAGCGCTAGCGCCATGCCCGGCTCCGTCGGCCAGCCCGACGGCGGCGGGGGCGCGGCCTGCGGCGACCCCAGCCCGTGCCCCCCGCCGCCGTCCGCGCCCGAAGGCGCTGAGGAGGCCGCGCCCGCGCCCCGGCCGCCGCCCGAGCCCGACGACGCGGCCGCTGCGCTGCGCCTGGCGCTGGACCAGCTCTCGGTGCTGGGGCTGGGCGGCGCTGGCGGCCGCGACGAGGAGGGGATGGCCGCGGACGGCGGGGACGGCGGGGCCGCTGCCGAGCCTGCGCCCCCGGACAGGTCCGAAGTGGCCGTGGCCCCGGGCCCGCTGCCGGAACCCGACGTGAGCCCCCCGCCGCCCCGGCCGTCGCCGCCCGACGTGTTCGCGGGCTTTGCGCCCCACCCCGCAGCCCTGGGCCCCGCGACACTGCTGGCAGAGCAGATGAGCGTGATTGGCAGCCGCAAGAAGAGCGTGAACATGACCGAGTGCGTGCCGGTGCCCAGCTCCGAGCATGTCGCCGAGATCGTGGGGCGCCAGGGTGAGTGGCCGCCTTGGGGGACGCCGCCCCGGGGGGTCCCCGCGTCGCTGCTCCGGGGACAGGGCCGCCCATCCCAGCCCGCGGCCACGCCCCGCGTGGGCTCGGGCCTCAGTGGCCGCCTGTGCGCCTTTGTCTTGCCGCCGGCCGCGGGAGAAAGTTGAGCGCAGCCTGCGCTCTTCCCCTGCGCGGTTCGGCCCCGTCGCTGCCTTTGTCCCGGCGCCTCCATCCCCGAAGGGCCCCCGTGTGCGGCGCCGCTGCCAAGGCCCTGGGCTATGCCATCCGGGAACCAGGGCCGGTGGGGTGGGGGTCGTTTCACACCCCAAACAGGCATGGGGAGTGCCCACTCGGGGTTGGGGGGGCGCTCAGGCAGGGTCAGAAGATAAGTTTGGCTGCACAAAGAGGGTACACCCTGACTTGCCAGCCTGGGGatcctgctgggggtggggcacaggacAGGATGAGAGAGGGTCCCACCCTCCTCTCAGGGCGAGTCAGGAATTTAGGGTGTGTGGAAGGAACAGCTATAAAAGCGGTTCCTGGGGTACAACCCCATGGCCCTGGCCTGGCAGGCCGGCGGGCAGCAGGTCCTGGGTGTGAGGGTCTGGGTAGCAGTATTGCCCGAGCGTCCCTGTGGCCTCCCCATTGTTCTCTTTGTTAGAGAGCCAGGCTGAGATTTGCAGGGTGACATCAGGCCGGCCGCCGCTCATTGGCCCTGGAGCTGCGGGGCGGGCGGAGGGTGGTGGGCAGTGCCGGGCCCagcacacacccacccaccctgtTAGCCCGCCTGCCCACCGGCCTCAACTTTCTCCTGCCTTTCTGCCCGCACCTCCTGTTTCCTACTGGCTGCCTGTGGTCAGCCAGGTTCTAGAacttggggtggggcctgggcggAGCTTAAGGTGGGGCTTGCAAGATTCTCCTGGGTTGGGGGTCCTGGCCTCTGCACCCTTGGGAACAGGAGCCAGGGAAGGGTGGGGATGGCTTGAATGACAAAGTGACCTGTTCCCCTCACCGCCTCCACAGGGAGGGGACCACAGGGATGCTCTGGACACGGCCCTCTCATACTTCCGGGTGGGTGGAGCGGCTCCTCCAGCAAGCCCTCTGGTCATTCATTTGTCCTTTCCATGTGTGGACAAAGGAGGGCAAAGCATAGTGCCTTCAGGAGTGAGAGTGAGGAAAGGGGACACGTCACTCTGGACAGGCACGGCTAGACCTAGACCAGACAGTTACACTCGGATACTCTTCCTGCCTTCCTATGTAAGCCCTCCATGTCCCTGACCCTATTCCCCATAAATGCCCTGGAACGTGTACTAAGACATTTGCCATGTACTGAATGCCCAGAAATCTGCAGACGGGCAGGCATGGAAAGTGAGGCCTGGGGGTCATTTGCCCAACGTCACTAGGCTGAACTGCAAGGCACTGGAGCGGGAGGGAATGTTCCATGGGAATATGCGTGTCTTGGCACCCAAGGCTCCCTTCAGAGAGGCCTCGCCACGTGGGTGGCAGTGGGAGTCAGGCAGAGGACATTGGGCCCCTGGCCTTGGGCTGAGCAGAGTGGTGtgctggaggaggaagagcaaaCCTGGGGTCTCAGGCTCCACCCTCGCCTCCTGGGTGTGCATTTGGGACCCATTTGTTGGGTGCCAGCCTTGCAGTGGCACACAGCAAGGCAGGCTCTGGGGGTATGGTGGGCCCTGACAGCTCACCCTGTAGAATGGGGTGACCCTGAGCAAATGTGAGCCCCTCTCTGTGGTGGGTGGAGAGCACCTCCCTCGGGGTTTTGGTGTAGATTCTTAAGCAGGAGGCTGGTTCTAATCCTGGGCTGGCACCCAGTAGCCACCCTGCAAGAGGGGTGCTGTGTACAGGGGAGGGAGCGTGGATGCTGGATGGCTTGTATTGCCCCAGCTCCAGTACCATCTGTGGCTCCCATCCTCCCCACCTGGTGCTCAAGCACACCCTGGAAGACTGTCCCAGCGCCACCTGCTCCCCTCCTCCAGTCACGTACCCCTCTCTCCCCCCTGTGGGTCCCTGGACACCAAAACTGCCCTTTGTTACTGCG comes from Rhinolophus ferrumequinum isolate MPI-CBG mRhiFer1 chromosome 18, mRhiFer1_v1.p, whole genome shotgun sequence and encodes:
- the MBD3 gene encoding methyl-CpG-binding domain protein 3 isoform X1, coding for MERKRWECPALPQGWEREEVPRRSGLSAGHRDIFYYSPSGKKFRSKPQLARYLGGSMDLSTFDFRTGKMLMSKMNKSRQRVRYDSSNQVKGKPDLNTALPVRQTASIFKQPVTKITNHPSNKVKSDPQKAVEQPRQLFWEKKLSGLNAFDIAEELVKTMDLPKGLQGVGPGCTDETLLSAIASALHTSTMPITGQLSAAVEKNPGVWLNTAQPLCKAFMVTDEDIRKQEELVQQVRKRLEEALMADMLAHVEELARDGEGPLDKPGADEDEEEEEEEEEEPEQDKDMERV
- the MBD3 gene encoding methyl-CpG-binding domain protein 3 isoform X2 gives rise to the protein MERKSPSGKKFRSKPQLARYLGGSMDLSTFDFRTGKMLMSKMNKSRQRVRYDSSNQVKGKPDLNTALPVRQTASIFKQPVTKITNHPSNKVKSDPQKAVEQPRQLFWEKKLSGLNAFDIAEELVKTMDLPKGLQGVGPGCTDETLLSAIASALHTSTMPITGQLSAAVEKNPGVWLNTAQPLCKAFMVTDEDIRKQEELVQQVRKRLEEALMADMLAHVEELARDGEGPLDKPGADEDEEEEEEEEEEPEQDKDMERV
- the MBD3 gene encoding methyl-CpG-binding domain protein 3 isoform X3; its protein translation is MERKRWECPALPQGWEREEVPRRSGLSAGHRDIFYYSPSGKKFRSKPQLARYLGGSMDLSTFDFRTGKMLMSKMNKSRQRVRYDSSNQVKGKPDLNTALPVRQTASIFKQPVTKITNHPSNKVKSDPQKAVEQPRQLFWEKKLSGLNAFDIAEELVKTMDLPKGLQGVGPGCTDETLLSAIASALHTSTMPITGQLSAAVEKNPGVWLNTAQPLCKAFMVTDEDIRVMPCQHIRVSPGSRRSWCSRSASGWRKR